From Amphiura filiformis chromosome 20, Afil_fr2py, whole genome shotgun sequence, a single genomic window includes:
- the LOC140142269 gene encoding uncharacterized protein has translation MCSVIKEQTLTDDSLHTLLCEIEAIVNSRPLTSVPGEVSDLEPLTPNHLLQLKSDMILPPAAAAGKLSQYAKRRWRQVQYLADLFWRRWIKEYLPQLQQRQRWIHPQRNAKVGDVVMVVNESTPRNVWPLGRVVETLPACDGLVRRVRVKTRTSILTRPIDKLCLLLESEVTD, from the coding sequence ATGTGCTCTGTTATAAAGGAACAAACACTAACAGATGACTCTCTTCATACATTACTGTGTGAGATAGAAGCCATAGTTAACAGCCGACCACTCACCAGTGTTCCAGGAGAAGTATCTGACTTAGAGCCACTTACACCAAATCACCTTCTTCAACTAAAGAGTGACATGATCTTACCACCAGCCGCTGCTGCAGGAAAGCTGAGTCAGTATGCCAAGCGTCGGTGGAGGCAAGTCCAGTATCTGGCAGACCTGTTTTGGCGCAGATGGATCAAAGAATACCTTCCTCAGTTACAACAAAGACAAAGGTGGATTCACCCACAGCGAAATGCCAAGGTGGGAGATGTCGTCATGGTTGTAAATGAATCTACTCCCAGAAACGTATGGCCCCTAGGCAGGGTGGTTGAAACACTCCCTGCATGTGATGGACTGGTTCGACGTGTGCGAGTGAAAACTAGGACAAGCATTCTCACCAGACCCATTGATAAACTGTGTCTGCTGTTAGAATCAGAAGTCACAGACTAA